A genomic window from Exiguobacterium acetylicum DSM 20416 includes:
- a CDS encoding Lrp/AsnC family transcriptional regulator, which produces MYTEKQLELLALLTQNGPMDVDLLAQMLDWEAAEVAASIETFKRDGVLLGYTAVIDWQKIHAHHGVTAFIDVKVTPKRGRGFDEVAERIHRFPEVTSLYLMSGAYDLQVVLDGKSLQEVSQFVSEKLSTLDSVISTTTHFRLKTYKHDGVLFSQDDDDKRLKVSP; this is translated from the coding sequence ATGTACACCGAAAAACAACTCGAATTATTAGCATTATTAACACAAAATGGTCCGATGGACGTGGACTTGCTTGCGCAAATGCTCGACTGGGAAGCGGCAGAAGTAGCAGCTTCCATAGAGACATTCAAACGCGACGGTGTCCTACTTGGTTACACCGCTGTCATCGACTGGCAAAAGATTCATGCCCACCATGGTGTGACAGCTTTCATCGATGTCAAAGTCACACCGAAACGCGGACGCGGTTTTGACGAGGTAGCGGAGCGGATTCATCGTTTCCCGGAAGTGACGTCCCTTTATCTGATGTCGGGCGCATATGACTTACAAGTCGTACTTGATGGCAAATCGCTACAAGAAGTCTCTCAATTCGTCTCGGAAAAATTATCGACGCTCGACTCCGTCATCTCGACGACGACTCATTTCCGCTTGAAGACCTACAAGCACGATGGTGTTCTCTTCAGTCAGGATGATGACGACAAACGATTGAAGGTGTCTCCATGA
- a CDS encoding NifU N-terminal domain-containing protein, with product MQVDYTPNPNSVKITLEEQRFGAKSTSVKKEDTPEDALLASLIALDGIDNLFAYGDFVTVTKEPEAEWNELLPRIEANM from the coding sequence ATGCAAGTCGATTACACACCAAATCCGAATTCCGTCAAAATCACGCTCGAAGAACAGCGCTTCGGTGCTAAAAGTACGAGTGTCAAAAAAGAAGATACACCTGAAGATGCGTTGCTCGCATCATTGATCGCCCTCGATGGCATCGACAATCTGTTCGCTTACGGCGACTTCGTGACGGTTACGAAAGAACCAGAAGCAGAATGGAACGAACTGCTACCACGTATTGAAGCAAACATGTAA
- a CDS encoding iron-containing alcohol dehydrogenase produces MENFEYRNPTRLIFGDGQVSQLKPQLEALGAKKVMLVFGGGSIKRNGVYDDVTRELNAAGIEYVECDGVEPNPRIETAERGIKIAREAGVDALLALGGGSVIDCTKLIAAGIPYEGEAWDLVIGKATPETVIPFGTVLTLAATGSEMNSGSVITNWKTQEKYGWGSPLTFPTFSILDPKYTVSVPKDQTIYGIVDMMSHCLEQYFHPAHAPVQERMTEGVMKAVVEAAPKLVNDLENVELRGTILFAGTMALNGVLQMGARGDWASHNIEHAVSAVHDIPHAGGLAILFPNWMRHVLDESNAHRFVTLGENVFNVDTEGKSEMEAAHATIDAISAFWTSLGAPNRLADYDIKEDTVDSIVKSAMTRGDFGNFKSLGNEDVRQIVTAAL; encoded by the coding sequence ATGGAAAACTTTGAATATCGCAATCCAACAAGACTTATTTTTGGTGACGGTCAAGTCAGCCAACTGAAACCACAACTCGAAGCACTCGGTGCAAAGAAAGTCATGCTCGTCTTTGGTGGCGGTAGTATCAAACGTAACGGCGTTTATGATGATGTTACACGTGAACTCAACGCGGCAGGAATCGAGTACGTCGAATGCGACGGTGTCGAACCGAACCCGCGTATCGAGACAGCAGAGCGCGGTATCAAAATCGCACGGGAAGCAGGCGTTGACGCATTGCTTGCACTCGGTGGCGGTTCTGTCATCGACTGCACGAAATTGATTGCTGCTGGTATTCCTTATGAAGGCGAAGCGTGGGATCTCGTCATCGGTAAAGCAACACCAGAAACAGTCATCCCATTCGGAACAGTCTTGACGCTTGCAGCAACAGGTTCTGAGATGAACTCAGGATCGGTCATCACGAACTGGAAGACACAAGAGAAATACGGTTGGGGCAGCCCGCTTACGTTCCCGACTTTCTCAATTCTTGATCCGAAGTACACAGTCAGTGTGCCAAAAGATCAAACGATCTACGGTATCGTCGATATGATGAGCCACTGCCTCGAGCAATACTTCCACCCTGCGCATGCACCGGTCCAAGAACGGATGACAGAAGGTGTCATGAAAGCAGTCGTCGAAGCAGCACCAAAACTCGTCAACGATCTCGAGAACGTTGAACTTCGTGGCACGATTCTCTTCGCTGGTACGATGGCACTTAACGGTGTTCTTCAAATGGGAGCACGCGGCGACTGGGCATCACACAACATCGAGCACGCTGTCTCAGCTGTTCACGATATCCCGCACGCAGGTGGACTCGCAATCCTCTTCCCGAACTGGATGCGCCACGTGCTTGACGAATCAAATGCACATCGCTTCGTGACACTCGGTGAGAACGTCTTTAACGTTGATACGGAAGGTAAATCAGAGATGGAAGCAGCACACGCGACAATTGACGCGATCAGCGCTTTCTGGACATCACTCGGTGCGCCAAACCGTCTTGCTGATTACGACATCAAAGAAGATACAGTTGATTCAATCGTCAAGTCAGCGATGACACGCGGCGACTTCGGAAACTTCAAATCACTTGGAAACGAAGATGTTCGTCAAATCGTGACAGCTGCCCTATAA
- a CDS encoding aminotransferase produces the protein MKSLSERVEQLAPSGIRRFFDLAGSMEDVISLGVGEPDFVTPWNVREASFAALEQGYTAYSANAGLLELRQEIALYMQEKFAISYSTTEEIIVTTGASEGLDLAFRSLINPGDEVIVVEPAFVSYAPLIELAGGIPVAAACHAEDGFAIQPETIEQLLTDKTKAIIFCFPSNPTGSTMTRDQLADLALLVQKHDLYVISDEIYAELSYETEAICFATLPGMRERTIIINGFSKAFAMTGWRLGFTCAPPSITQSMLKVHQYGMMCAPTLVQFAGIEALRSRHKTVPDMVTSYRQRRNYFVKALNDAGLPTHLPGGAFYAFPYIGHTGLTSEEFAEQLLLAERVAVVPGSVFGASGEGYVRASYASSIEQLQEAIARIQRFMKKWQTQDEATSSHSH, from the coding sequence ATGAAGTCTCTATCTGAACGTGTCGAACAGCTAGCCCCATCCGGCATCCGTCGTTTCTTTGATTTAGCAGGATCGATGGAGGACGTCATCTCCCTTGGTGTCGGCGAACCTGATTTCGTCACGCCATGGAATGTTCGCGAAGCGAGCTTCGCAGCACTCGAGCAAGGCTATACAGCGTATAGTGCGAACGCCGGTTTACTCGAGTTACGTCAGGAAATCGCACTCTATATGCAAGAAAAGTTCGCCATCTCCTATTCGACGACGGAAGAAATCATCGTCACGACCGGAGCTTCAGAAGGACTCGACCTTGCGTTTCGTAGTTTGATCAATCCAGGAGATGAAGTCATCGTCGTTGAACCGGCGTTCGTCTCGTATGCCCCTTTAATTGAACTCGCTGGAGGCATTCCTGTCGCCGCTGCGTGTCATGCAGAAGATGGTTTTGCGATTCAACCGGAAACGATCGAGCAATTGCTAACGGACAAGACGAAAGCGATCATTTTCTGTTTCCCATCGAATCCGACGGGCTCGACGATGACACGCGATCAACTCGCCGATCTTGCACTACTCGTTCAAAAACATGATCTATACGTCATCAGTGACGAGATTTATGCCGAACTATCCTACGAAACGGAAGCAATCTGCTTTGCGACCCTTCCCGGAATGCGGGAGCGGACGATCATCATCAACGGTTTCTCGAAAGCCTTCGCGATGACAGGCTGGCGGCTCGGCTTCACTTGTGCACCACCTTCAATCACGCAATCGATGCTGAAGGTGCATCAATACGGGATGATGTGTGCCCCGACACTCGTTCAATTCGCGGGCATTGAAGCACTCCGTTCACGTCATAAGACGGTTCCTGACATGGTGACGAGTTATCGGCAACGCCGGAACTATTTCGTCAAGGCGTTAAACGATGCGGGTCTTCCGACACACTTACCCGGCGGTGCCTTCTATGCCTTCCCGTACATCGGTCATACTGGACTAACGAGTGAAGAGTTCGCGGAGCAATTGTTACTCGCTGAACGTGTCGCCGTCGTTCCAGGATCCGTCTTCGGAGCAAGTGGTGAGGGATATGTCCGAGCAAGTTACGCGAGTTCGATCGAACAACTCCAAGAAGCGATCGCACGGATTCAGCGCTTCATGAAAAAATGGCAGACTCAAGATGAGGCAACATCGTCTCATTCACATTAA
- a CDS encoding flavodoxin domain-containing protein produces the protein MKAAIVYASLSGNTEEVAELVAKTCSEMGIEPTMLFADEVTTYQLMPYDIVYFGSYTWGDGQLPDDMRDCLRTVLKESSHAIPQAAVFGTGDKMFVKYCRAVDEMAYHLSKFGVPLAGELLKIEQSPRNRPHLVKEWTKRTILQLQQEGVEAHGTATKNQTA, from the coding sequence ATGAAGGCAGCAATCGTATATGCGTCATTGAGTGGAAACACAGAGGAGGTGGCAGAACTCGTCGCGAAGACGTGTTCTGAGATGGGAATCGAGCCGACGATGTTGTTTGCGGACGAAGTGACGACGTATCAGTTAATGCCTTATGATATCGTCTATTTTGGTTCGTATACGTGGGGAGATGGGCAACTGCCCGACGATATGCGCGACTGTCTTAGAACCGTTCTGAAGGAGAGTTCGCATGCGATTCCGCAGGCAGCTGTTTTTGGAACAGGGGACAAAATGTTCGTCAAATATTGTCGCGCCGTTGATGAGATGGCATATCATCTCTCAAAATTCGGGGTACCGCTTGCTGGAGAACTGTTGAAAATCGAACAGTCACCACGCAATCGCCCGCATCTCGTCAAGGAATGGACGAAACGGACCATTCTTCAATTACAGCAAGAAGGAGTCGAAGCACATGGAACAGCTACAAAAAATCAAACTGCTTGA
- the ytvI gene encoding sporulation integral membrane protein YtvI — MSTERLWQMARFLTVIFAFLIGGWLLIRLSSILYPFVFAFLLALFSRPLVDFFQKRLRINRGWGALLSIILISGLLVGSLALIIMQLIRGLVFVANQLPAQIQELSLYFQKLYNEKLAPIWNDASEALRSLEPSQQNTVQNSIQSLGSSLASAIGEGSKSIAMMLQTILATLPSIALIFVIVLLAWFFIAKDWHRYEMRLKRYEMLPWFARFESVFLSLRSALFGYLKAQLTLITITFFIVLIGLFIIGVEHPFAIAFIAAFFDILPYLGTGSVFLPWITYSIITGDTTLAIGLGILYALVILQRNIMEPKIVGDNIGIQPITALIALFVGIKFFGVFGLILGPLIAVILKALYNAQIFHYIWDFVKGSPTPFR; from the coding sequence GTGTCGACTGAACGTCTTTGGCAAATGGCCCGGTTCCTGACGGTGATCTTCGCCTTCTTAATTGGTGGATGGTTACTCATCCGCCTCTCGTCCATCTTGTATCCATTCGTCTTTGCGTTTCTACTTGCCCTTTTCAGCCGACCGCTCGTTGATTTCTTCCAAAAGCGGTTACGGATCAATCGCGGATGGGGTGCGTTGTTATCGATCATTTTGATCAGTGGCTTATTGGTTGGTTCGCTCGCCTTGATCATCATGCAGTTAATACGTGGTCTTGTGTTCGTCGCGAATCAATTACCGGCGCAAATCCAAGAATTGAGCCTGTATTTTCAAAAGCTGTACAACGAAAAACTGGCACCCATCTGGAACGATGCTTCTGAAGCCTTACGCTCACTGGAACCATCGCAACAAAATACGGTTCAAAACAGTATCCAATCGCTCGGTAGTTCACTTGCGAGTGCGATTGGCGAAGGATCAAAAAGTATCGCCATGATGTTGCAGACGATCCTTGCGACATTACCATCGATTGCATTGATTTTCGTCATCGTCTTACTTGCCTGGTTTTTCATCGCAAAAGATTGGCACCGGTACGAGATGCGATTGAAACGTTATGAGATGCTTCCCTGGTTCGCTCGTTTCGAGTCGGTCTTCCTGAGCTTACGGTCCGCCTTATTCGGCTATCTCAAAGCACAGCTCACCTTGATCACAATCACGTTCTTCATCGTCTTGATCGGTTTGTTCATCATTGGTGTCGAGCATCCGTTTGCAATTGCTTTTATTGCTGCCTTTTTTGATATTTTACCGTATCTCGGTACCGGTTCCGTCTTCCTGCCTTGGATCACCTACTCGATCATCACGGGCGATACGACACTTGCGATCGGACTCGGTATTCTCTACGCTCTCGTCATTCTTCAACGCAACATTATGGAACCGAAGATCGTCGGTGACAATATCGGGATTCAACCGATCACGGCATTGATCGCGCTGTTCGTCGGGATCAAATTCTTCGGTGTCTTCGGACTGATTCTCGGACCATTGATCGCTGTCATCTTAAAAGCACTCTACAACGCCCAGATTTTCCATTATATCTGGGACTTCGTCAAAGGATCACCCACACCATTTCGGTGA
- a CDS encoding ribonucleoside-diphosphate reductase subunit alpha, translated as MASPLNTARIFKGAMTIEDVYVVIRQATETYPELDIDRYTERAIRALEGKSLQADQVYELLTMHALDMLKAEEPNWTFVATATYLNRLYLEAGENRGYAAEERYGSLYTLIEKLTEIGIFTKHLLDAYSKEDINELSATIDPSRDHLFTYIGLRTLADRYLARDHVKNLYELPQERFMVIAMTLMQNEPKERRLELVKESYWALSNLYMTVATPTLSNAGKSYGQLSSCFIDTVDDSLRGIYDSNTDVATLSKGGGGIGVYMGKIRSRGSDIKGFKGVSSGVIPWMKQLNNTAVSVDQLGMRQGSIAVYLDIWHKDILEFLDAKLNNGDERLRTHDLFTGVNLPDRFMRAVEAREDWHLFDPHEIRTVMGFSLEDYFDETEQGGSFTERYEACVNEPRLSKKTVPAIDLVKRYMRSQLETGTPYMFFRDAVNRANPNKHAGMIYSSNLCSEIMQNMSPTTVTEEYTEDGKIIVTKTPGDFVVCNLSSIALARAVRSDVLERLIPIQMRMLDNVIDLNTIDVPQAQLTNQKYRAVGLGTFGWHHLLALEGIRWESVEAVQYADRLYEKIAYLTIDASMQLAKEKGAYRLFEGSEWQTGEYIKRRHYKTTDELDWDRLQADITAYGMHNAYLMAVAPNSSTAIIAGSTASIDPIYKKVYSEEKKNYKIPVTVPDLTPETNWFYKSAFEIDQLWSVRQNASRQRHIDQAISFNLYVKNNVKAKELLEMHMEAWQLGMKTIYYTRSTTVEIDECESCSS; from the coding sequence GTGGCATCTCCACTGAATACAGCACGCATCTTTAAGGGTGCAATGACAATAGAAGACGTATATGTCGTGATCCGACAGGCGACGGAAACGTATCCGGAACTTGATATCGACCGCTATACTGAACGTGCCATCCGAGCGCTTGAAGGAAAATCCCTACAAGCCGATCAAGTCTATGAACTGTTAACGATGCACGCACTCGATATGTTGAAGGCAGAAGAGCCGAACTGGACATTCGTAGCGACAGCGACTTACTTAAATCGGTTATACCTTGAAGCAGGTGAAAATCGCGGATATGCAGCGGAAGAACGATATGGTTCACTGTATACGCTGATTGAAAAACTGACAGAAATCGGCATCTTCACGAAACATTTACTAGATGCGTATTCGAAGGAAGACATCAACGAACTGTCGGCAACGATTGATCCATCCCGCGATCACTTGTTCACATACATTGGTCTTCGAACTCTGGCAGACCGGTACCTCGCACGCGATCACGTCAAAAACTTGTACGAGCTACCACAAGAACGGTTCATGGTCATCGCGATGACACTGATGCAGAACGAACCGAAGGAACGTCGTTTAGAACTCGTCAAAGAATCTTACTGGGCATTGTCGAACCTCTACATGACAGTTGCGACTCCGACGCTTTCGAACGCTGGTAAGTCTTACGGTCAACTTTCTTCATGTTTCATCGATACAGTCGATGATTCGCTACGTGGTATCTACGACTCGAACACGGACGTGGCGACACTTTCTAAAGGTGGCGGCGGAATCGGCGTCTACATGGGTAAGATTCGCTCGCGCGGATCAGATATCAAAGGCTTTAAAGGTGTCTCAAGCGGTGTCATTCCGTGGATGAAACAGTTGAACAACACGGCAGTCAGCGTCGATCAGCTCGGTATGCGTCAAGGATCAATCGCTGTGTATCTCGACATCTGGCATAAAGACATTCTCGAGTTCCTGGACGCGAAGCTCAACAATGGGGATGAGCGACTTCGGACACATGACTTATTCACAGGTGTTAACTTACCGGACCGTTTCATGCGTGCCGTCGAAGCACGAGAAGACTGGCATTTGTTTGACCCACATGAAATTCGGACGGTCATGGGCTTCAGCCTCGAAGATTACTTCGATGAGACGGAGCAAGGTGGCAGCTTCACGGAACGATACGAAGCGTGTGTCAACGAACCACGCCTCAGCAAAAAAACAGTCCCGGCGATCGATCTCGTCAAACGCTACATGCGTTCGCAACTTGAGACAGGAACGCCATACATGTTCTTCCGTGACGCGGTTAACCGTGCGAACCCGAATAAACATGCAGGGATGATCTACTCGTCAAACCTTTGCTCAGAAATCATGCAGAACATGAGCCCGACGACCGTGACAGAAGAATACACGGAAGATGGTAAAATCATCGTCACGAAGACACCAGGGGACTTCGTCGTCTGTAACTTGTCATCGATCGCACTTGCACGTGCAGTTCGTTCTGACGTCCTAGAGCGATTAATTCCGATTCAAATGCGGATGCTTGATAACGTCATCGACTTGAATACGATCGATGTTCCGCAAGCACAATTGACGAATCAAAAATACCGTGCCGTTGGTCTTGGCACGTTCGGTTGGCACCATCTGCTCGCACTCGAGGGCATCCGTTGGGAATCGGTCGAAGCGGTACAATACGCAGACCGTCTCTACGAGAAGATCGCTTACTTGACGATCGATGCGTCGATGCAACTTGCGAAAGAGAAGGGCGCGTACCGTCTCTTCGAAGGTTCAGAATGGCAAACAGGAGAGTACATCAAACGTCGCCACTACAAAACGACGGATGAACTTGATTGGGATCGTCTCCAAGCCGACATCACGGCGTACGGAATGCATAACGCATACTTGATGGCGGTCGCACCGAACTCATCGACGGCGATCATTGCGGGTAGTACGGCATCGATTGATCCAATCTACAAAAAAGTCTACTCGGAAGAGAAGAAAAACTATAAGATCCCAGTCACTGTTCCGGATTTAACACCGGAAACGAATTGGTTCTATAAATCAGCGTTTGAGATTGATCAGTTATGGAGCGTTCGTCAAAATGCTTCACGTCAGCGTCACATCGACCAAGCGATCAGTTTCAATCTGTATGTGAAAAACAACGTCAAGGCGAAAGAGTTACTCGAGATGCACATGGAAGCGTGGCAACTCGGGATGAAGACGATCTACTACACGCGTTCGACAACGGTTGAGATCGACGAATGTGAATCGTGTTCATCATAA
- a CDS encoding ribonucleotide-diphosphate reductase subunit beta produces MEQLQKIKLLDARHPNRATAIIGGETSAIVNWNDIAYPQFYSIYKQLLSNFWIPDEISMSKDMQQWNQLSEREQDAFKRIIGLLSILDSVQTRYILESAMFTSDSSVHAILAIIAQQEVVHNQSYSYVLSSLVPLAEQNRIFDIAKDDDMVMKRNAFILDLYEDFQNERTPENFAKSLVASIVLEGINFYSGFAFFYNLARHQKMVGTSTMISYIQRDELQHSYFISQLLRAVLSEHPEIDADGSFTQFVYDTFKRAVDLEIEWSEYVLRDLDGLDVSEMRDYVKYLANKRLRVIGLSDLYEGHDEDVMPWIRAYSDDSMNATKSDFFEQKSRSYAKVTDANGFDDL; encoded by the coding sequence ATGGAACAGCTACAAAAAATCAAACTGCTTGATGCACGTCATCCGAATCGCGCGACAGCGATCATCGGTGGCGAAACGAGTGCCATCGTCAACTGGAACGACATTGCGTATCCACAGTTTTATTCGATCTACAAACAATTATTATCGAACTTCTGGATTCCAGATGAGATCTCAATGTCGAAGGACATGCAACAGTGGAATCAACTGAGCGAACGAGAACAGGATGCCTTTAAACGAATCATCGGGCTACTCTCGATCCTTGACTCGGTTCAGACACGTTATATCTTGGAATCGGCAATGTTCACATCAGATTCGTCTGTTCATGCGATTCTCGCTATCATCGCGCAACAGGAAGTCGTTCATAATCAGTCGTACAGCTACGTCTTATCCAGCTTAGTTCCATTGGCTGAACAAAACCGGATTTTCGATATCGCGAAAGACGATGACATGGTCATGAAGCGTAATGCATTCATTCTTGATTTATACGAAGATTTCCAAAATGAACGGACTCCAGAAAACTTCGCGAAATCGCTTGTTGCTTCGATCGTTCTTGAAGGAATCAACTTCTATTCAGGCTTTGCCTTCTTCTATAACTTAGCGCGTCACCAAAAGATGGTCGGAACATCGACGATGATCAGCTACATTCAACGGGATGAATTACAACACTCGTACTTCATCAGCCAATTGTTACGTGCTGTCTTGTCAGAGCATCCGGAAATTGATGCCGATGGCTCATTCACACAATTCGTCTATGATACGTTCAAGCGTGCCGTTGATCTTGAAATCGAGTGGAGCGAATATGTCTTGCGTGATTTAGATGGACTTGACGTCAGCGAAATGCGTGACTACGTTAAATATCTCGCGAACAAACGCCTTCGCGTCATCGGATTATCGGATCTTTATGAAGGGCACGACGAAGACGTCATGCCATGGATTCGTGCGTATTCAGATGATTCGATGAACGCGACGAAATCAGACTTCTTCGAACAAAAATCACGTTCGTATGCGAAAGTAACGGATGCGAATGGATTCGACGATCTGTAA
- a CDS encoding MazG nucleotide pyrophosphohydrolase domain-containing protein, producing the protein MEQMKTLQQKVDATIRSLGGYFRPLSGLARLTEEVGEVGEALEQNDVEVLRSELVDVLMISTCLANQYVTNLAKQHETLGTENDDQDGSFYRLVHEAGQVARVMNGYEGDKPPKAKDTIVPIGHSLARLQRELFRLARPLQLDLLTEIDRTNEKNLKRDKTRFALTRDPITEETIDHFRSATGSEVRLWGAPVYEENQTIEDNMEAALPSLRRFIRCAPTEGIEAFVFEAPMERSRSLVEVKELADEMGRLIKERTPLDFKNSPYRLEVFAPQLGPISPYHAEDDHRMFLVLYID; encoded by the coding sequence ATGGAACAGATGAAGACACTGCAACAAAAGGTTGATGCGACGATTCGCTCACTCGGCGGTTATTTTCGACCGTTATCTGGTCTCGCACGCCTGACGGAGGAAGTCGGAGAAGTCGGTGAAGCACTAGAACAAAATGATGTAGAAGTCCTGCGTTCGGAACTTGTCGACGTCTTGATGATCTCAACCTGTCTTGCGAATCAATACGTGACGAATCTTGCAAAACAGCATGAGACACTCGGTACGGAAAACGACGATCAGGACGGTTCATTTTATCGACTTGTACATGAGGCAGGGCAAGTTGCACGTGTCATGAACGGATATGAAGGCGATAAGCCACCGAAAGCGAAAGATACGATTGTTCCAATCGGTCATTCCTTAGCACGTCTGCAACGCGAACTGTTTCGTCTAGCACGACCGCTTCAACTTGATTTACTGACAGAAATCGACCGGACGAATGAGAAGAATCTGAAGCGGGATAAAACACGCTTCGCGTTGACGCGTGATCCCATCACGGAGGAGACGATTGATCATTTCCGGAGTGCGACAGGAAGTGAGGTGCGCCTCTGGGGAGCCCCTGTGTACGAGGAGAACCAAACGATAGAGGACAACATGGAAGCAGCATTACCGTCACTCCGACGTTTCATCCGATGTGCGCCGACTGAAGGAATCGAGGCATTCGTCTTCGAGGCACCGATGGAACGCTCGCGCAGTTTAGTTGAAGTGAAAGAACTAGCGGACGAAATGGGACGCTTGATCAAAGAGCGGACACCGCTTGACTTCAAGAATTCACCGTATCGGTTGGAAGTCTTTGCACCACAACTTGGTCCAATCTCACCGTATCATGCGGAAGACGACCATCGGATGTTCCTTGTTCTCTATATCGATTAA
- the yugI gene encoding S1 domain-containing post-transcriptional regulator GSP13 gives MANFEKDQVVTGKVTGIQNFGAFVALDEQTQGLVHISEISHDYVKDINDYVKVGDEVTVKVLDIDEANKKMKLSIKATQEAPKREARAKGPRKNAGRRDAGPAFKQEEAPGFNVLKGKLEEWIEKSNFQK, from the coding sequence ATGGCAAACTTTGAAAAAGACCAAGTCGTTACTGGTAAAGTAACTGGTATTCAAAACTTCGGTGCTTTCGTAGCACTTGACGAGCAAACACAAGGTCTCGTCCACATCTCAGAAATCTCACACGATTACGTAAAAGACATCAACGATTACGTAAAAGTTGGCGATGAAGTAACTGTTAAAGTTCTCGACATCGACGAAGCTAACAAAAAAATGAAGCTTTCGATCAAAGCAACTCAGGAAGCTCCAAAACGTGAAGCACGCGCGAAAGGTCCACGCAAAAACGCTGGACGTCGCGATGCAGGTCCTGCTTTCAAACAAGAAGAAGCACCTGGATTCAACGTTCTTAAAGGTAAATTGGAAGAATGGATTGAAAAATCAAACTTCCAAAAATAA
- a CDS encoding glycosyltransferase family 2 protein — MPTVSIIIPTYNRPRELAEALEALTRQHYQDFEVIVLNNNGDDVSAVTTAYQDRLQLTYVELPENHHVRARNHGVTLASGRYILLHDDDDILLPSHLEEAVGDLEAGADLTYTDAELFTYRWEEDHRIAIDSEPFAYPYDSETIREDSTYIPSGSLYRKSLHDQLGPFDEDVFNYWDWDWILRVGKDHLILHPARATVLYAFNPSGNHESARQDAARRVFFERLVEKHQLPTTEMKNFHIVQAERRARLRQTRRTFNGQLTESE; from the coding sequence ATGCCAACCGTATCCATCATCATTCCGACGTACAATCGTCCTCGTGAATTAGCAGAAGCGCTAGAAGCGTTGACACGTCAACATTATCAAGACTTCGAAGTCATCGTCTTAAACAATAATGGAGACGATGTCTCAGCAGTGACGACTGCATATCAGGACCGTCTTCAACTGACCTATGTCGAGTTACCTGAAAACCATCATGTTCGTGCTCGAAATCATGGTGTCACGCTCGCTTCCGGTCGGTATATCTTACTTCATGATGACGATGACATCTTATTACCGAGTCACCTCGAAGAAGCGGTCGGCGATCTCGAAGCTGGTGCCGATCTCACCTATACAGACGCGGAACTCTTTACGTACCGCTGGGAAGAGGATCACCGGATTGCAATCGATTCTGAGCCATTCGCGTATCCGTACGATTCAGAGACGATTCGAGAAGACTCGACGTATATTCCGTCCGGGTCACTCTACCGTAAATCGCTCCACGATCAACTCGGTCCGTTTGACGAGGACGTCTTCAACTACTGGGACTGGGACTGGATCTTACGCGTCGGCAAGGATCATTTAATACTGCACCCGGCGCGCGCGACCGTCCTATATGCTTTCAATCCGTCGGGTAATCATGAATCCGCACGTCAGGATGCGGCGCGACGCGTCTTTTTTGAACGCCTCGTTGAAAAACACCAACTTCCGACAACTGAAATGAAGAACTTTCATATCGTCCAGGCTGAGCGACGCGCACGATTGCGCCAGACCCGCCGTACCTTCAATGGTCAATTGACAGAAAGTGAGTGA